Proteins from one Mercurialis annua linkage group LG7, ddMerAnnu1.2, whole genome shotgun sequence genomic window:
- the LOC126656881 gene encoding uncharacterized protein LOC126656881: protein MDLAEESGIQSEEERADYVSLQADLWKAEKNVNSLWMQKSRLNCNDEGDKNIKFFHRIASPKDIQLHIRNFYISLYSRATNVSFDITDLHFDAITDEQTFSLIKPFDQAKVFNAIASCGSKKAPDLDGFNFYFYQKAWFVMKGEIADFFKKFHDFGTLSKGINSSFMVLIPKVAGSSNFKDYHPISLVNGFYKILSKALTTRKLIPPILATEIPSLKGAG from the exons ATGGATTTAGCTGAAGAATCTGGTATTCAGTCAGAAGAGGAGAGGGCTGATTATGTTAGTCTACAGGCTGATTTGTGGAAAGCAGAGAAGAATGTTAACTCTTTGTGGATGCAAAAATCAAGGCTTAACTGTAATGATGAGGGCGATAAGAATATTAAGTTTTTTCATAGAATTGCTTCC CCTAAGGATATTCAGCTTCATATCAGGAATTTCTACATCTCCCTATATAGTCGGGCAACGAATGTTAGTTTTGATATCACCGACCTTCACTTCGATGCGATTACTGATGAACAAACCTTTTCCTTGATCAAGCCTTTTGATCAGGCTAAAGTCTTCAACGCCATTGCTTCGTGTGGTTCTAAGAAGGCTCCAGACCTTgatggatttaatttttatttttatcaaaaagctTGGTTTGTGATGAAGGGTGAAATTGCCGATTTCTTCAAGAAGTTTCATGATTTTGGTACCTTATCCAAAGGTATCAACTCGTCTTTCATGGTTCTTATTCCAAAGGTGGCAGGATCTTCCAATTTCAAGGATTATCATCCTATCAGTCTGGTTAATGGCTTTTATAAAATACTTTCTAAGGCtctcactactagaaaactcaTCCCGCCAATATTAGCGActgaaattccgtcgctaaaagggGCGGGATGA